Proteins encoded by one window of Mercenaria mercenaria strain notata chromosome 4, MADL_Memer_1, whole genome shotgun sequence:
- the LOC128556264 gene encoding uncharacterized protein LOC128556264: MKIKMEKIMKTRQRLIEDLKKSKTEVVMAIKDFRKDMETIIEQLEKESIKELEMKFIEEESKLQEEKKKAETELDGLKQAVNNLKKSERNKAQQFVSMKMSLKSIAKTEDASCSLQTRVDASISFSFDPAILKFLQKLKTFGSVRHDSTTVFRSPRTTAYSVKYIENLKISGQNDNKTCLLYGSCITEDGSVLLADYNNKKIKRADIVKMSLTDYCCVPAEPYGVCCTSKIEAAVCLNNNTIQFVSLGKQMTTIQQIKLNHVCFGISCNDDQLYITDNGRLLYIYDLTGNMLQKVTQDNVGLNLFSTNRYVAFSDINDEVFVAGWDKGLVIIDGQGKHCQTLTYSELQGASGVCTDRKGNLFVSGYISNNVIQTGRDGKKMGVVVKSSDGLVCPDSVCFDPRQCKLLITQYKKDTVKVISLH; encoded by the coding sequence ATGAAAATAAAGATggagaaaattatgaaaactaGACAAAGACTGATAGAAGACTTAAAGAAGTCTAAGACGGAAGTAGTAATGGCGATCAAGGACTTTCGAAAGGACATGGAAACAATAATTGAGCAACTAGAAAAGGAATCAATTAAAGAATTGGAGATGAAGTTCATAGAAGAAGAGTCAAAACTGCAAGAAGAAAAGAAGAAAGCAGAAACTGAATTAGATGGTCTGAAACAAGCAGTGAACAACCTGAAGAAATCAGAAAGAAACAAAGCCCAACAATTTGTCTCCATGAAAATGTCGTTAAAAAGTATCGCAAAAACGGAGGATGCATCTTGTTCATTGCAAACACGTGTTGATGCAAGTATATCATTTAGCTTTGATCCTGCTATACTGAAGTTTCTACAGAAGTTGAAAACTTTCGGATCGGTCCGACATGATTCTACCACTGTTTTCAGATCGCCAAGAACAACCGCCTATTCAGTTAAATATATCGAGAATTTAAAAATCAGTGGTCAGAATGACAACAAAACATGCCTTTTGTATGGGTCCTGTATAACAGAAGATGGATCAGTACTGTTAGCTGATTATAACAACAAGAAGATTAAACGTGCAGATATTGTAAAAATGTCATTGACAGATTATTGTTGTGTTCCTGCTGAACCTTACGGCGTTTGTTGTACAAGTAAAATCGAAGCTGCAGTTTGTCTGAACAATAATACAATTCAGTTTGTCTCCCTTGGTAAGCAGATGACAACCATTCAACAAATAAAACTGAACCATGTTTGCTTTGGCATTAGCTGTAACGATGATCAACTGTACATAACTGACAACGGGAggttgttatatatatatgacttGACAGGAAACATGCTACAGAAGGTAACTCAAGACAACGTTGGGCTAAATCTGTTCTCAACCAATCGATATGTTGCTTTCAGTGATATTAATGATGAAGTGTTTGTTGCTGGTTGGGACAAAGGtctagtaattattgatggacaGGGAAAGCACTGTCAGACATTAACATATTCAGAGTTACAGGGTGCCAGTGGGGTCTGTACAGATCGTAAGGGAAATCTGTTTGTGTCCGGGTACATTTCAAATAACGTGATACAGACTGGGAGAGACGGGAAGAAAATGGGCGTGGTCGTGAAATCATCAGATGGACTTGTTTGTCCAGATTCAGTTTGTTTTGACCCTCGACAATGCAAATTACTGATTACCcaatacaaaaaagatactgttAAAGTCATCTCTTTGCATTAA